The following are encoded together in the Citrobacter arsenatis genome:
- the opgB gene encoding phosphatidylglycerol--membrane-oligosaccharide glycerophosphotransferase, producing MSELISITLFLASVLIYAWKAGRNTWWFAATLTVLGIFIVLNITLYASDYFTGDGINDAVLYTLTNSLTGAGIGKYILPGVGIALALTTVFVALGWILRRRRHHPHHVGYSLLALLLALASVDASPAFHQITELVKSQSRDGDPDFSTYYKEPSKTIPNPKLNLVYIYGESLERTYFNDDAFPNLTPELGALKNEGMDFSNTMQLPGTDYTIAGMVASQCGIPLFAPFEGNASASVSSFFPNNICLGDILKNSGYQNYFVQGANLRFAGKDVFLKSHGFDHLYGAEELKSVVADPAYRNDWGFYDDTVLDEAWKKFEELSRSGQRFSLFTLTVDTHHPDGFISRSCNRKRYDIDGKANQSFSAVSCSQENIAEFINKIKASPWFKDTVIVVSSDHLAMNNTAWKYLNKQDRNNLFFVLRGDQPQQDTLAVKRNTMDNGATVLDILGGDNFIGLGRSSLSSESVSEVFMNIKEKMLAWKPDIIRLWNFPKEMKEFTVDQDKNMISFSGSHFRLPLLLRVSEKRVEPLPESEYSAPLRFQLADFAPRDNFVWVDRCYKMAQLWAPELALSTDWCVSQGQLGGQQIVQHVDKAKWKSKTVFKDTVIDMERYKGNVDTLKIVDNDIRYKADSFVFNVAGAPEEVKQFSGISRPESWGRWSNAQLSEEVKIEYKAPLPKKFDLVITAKAFGDNANRPIPVRVGNEEQTLVLSHDVTTTTLHFDNPADADTLVIVPPDPVATNEGNILGHSPRKLGIGMVEIKVVAAQG from the coding sequence TTGTCAGAATTAATCTCCATCACTCTGTTTCTCGCGTCAGTGCTGATATACGCCTGGAAAGCGGGTCGCAACACCTGGTGGTTTGCCGCCACGCTAACGGTGCTGGGGATTTTTATTGTCTTGAATATCACGCTGTATGCCAGTGACTATTTCACCGGTGACGGTATCAATGACGCGGTTCTGTATACCCTGACCAACAGCCTGACCGGCGCGGGAATTGGAAAATATATCCTGCCGGGCGTTGGGATCGCGCTGGCACTGACGACCGTTTTTGTCGCTCTAGGCTGGATCCTGCGCCGTCGTCGCCATCACCCACATCACGTGGGTTACAGCCTGTTAGCTCTGCTGCTGGCATTGGCTTCCGTTGACGCCAGCCCAGCGTTTCACCAGATAACCGAACTGGTTAAGTCCCAGTCGCGCGATGGCGATCCGGATTTCTCGACCTATTATAAAGAACCGTCGAAAACCATCCCTAACCCGAAGCTGAATCTGGTTTATATCTACGGCGAAAGTCTTGAGCGCACCTATTTTAACGACGATGCCTTCCCGAATCTGACCCCGGAACTCGGCGCGTTGAAAAACGAAGGCATGGATTTCAGCAACACCATGCAGCTTCCGGGCACCGATTACACCATCGCTGGCATGGTCGCCTCCCAGTGCGGTATTCCGCTGTTTGCGCCATTTGAAGGCAACGCCTCGGCGTCGGTCTCAAGCTTTTTCCCCAACAATATCTGTCTGGGCGATATCCTGAAAAACTCCGGCTATCAGAACTACTTTGTGCAGGGAGCCAACCTGCGGTTTGCCGGCAAAGACGTGTTCCTGAAATCTCATGGCTTTGATCATTTGTACGGCGCAGAAGAGTTAAAAAGCGTGGTTGCAGACCCGGCCTATCGCAACGACTGGGGCTTCTACGACGATACCGTACTGGACGAAGCGTGGAAAAAATTCGAAGAGCTTTCGCGCTCGGGCCAGCGCTTTTCACTGTTTACGCTGACCGTCGATACCCATCATCCGGATGGATTTATCTCACGCAGCTGCAACCGTAAACGTTATGACATCGACGGGAAGGCCAATCAGTCGTTCAGCGCGGTTAGCTGTAGCCAGGAAAATATTGCCGAATTTATCAATAAAATCAAAGCATCACCGTGGTTTAAAGATACCGTTATCGTGGTTTCTTCCGATCATCTGGCGATGAACAACACCGCATGGAAGTATCTGAACAAACAGGATCGCAACAACCTGTTCTTCGTGCTGCGCGGCGACCAGCCGCAGCAGGACACGCTGGCGGTGAAACGTAACACCATGGATAACGGTGCGACGGTACTGGATATTCTCGGCGGCGATAATTTTATCGGCCTTGGCCGCAGCAGCTTGTCGAGCGAATCTGTGTCAGAAGTCTTCATGAACATCAAAGAAAAAATGCTGGCGTGGAAGCCCGATATCATCCGCCTGTGGAATTTCCCGAAAGAGATGAAAGAGTTCACCGTCGACCAGGACAAAAATATGATCTCTTTCTCCGGTAGCCATTTCCGCCTGCCGCTGCTGCTGCGCGTATCGGAAAAACGCGTCGAGCCGCTGCCGGAAAGCGAATACTCGGCCCCGCTTCGTTTCCAGTTGGCAGATTTCGCCCCGCGCGATAACTTTGTCTGGGTCGATCGCTGCTACAAAATGGCGCAGCTATGGGCGCCGGAGCTGGCGCTCTCTACCGACTGGTGCGTTTCGCAGGGTCAGTTAGGCGGCCAGCAAATCGTGCAGCACGTCGACAAAGCGAAATGGAAAAGTAAAACCGTATTTAAAGACACGGTGATCGACATGGAGCGCTACAAAGGCAACGTCGATACGCTGAAAATTGTCGATAACGATATTCGCTACAAGGCAGATAGCTTCGTCTTTAACGTGGCAGGTGCGCCGGAAGAGGTGAAACAATTTAGCGGTATTTCACGTCCCGAATCCTGGGGACGCTGGTCCAATGCGCAGCTCAGTGAAGAGGTAAAAATCGAATACAAAGCGCCATTGCCGAAAAAATTCGATCTGGTTATCACCGCGAAAGCCTTCGGCGATAACGCCAATCGTCCTATTCCCGTGCGCGTTGGCAACGAAGAACAAACGCTGGTATTAAGCCATGATGTCACCACCACGACCTTGCATTTTGATAACCCGGCGGATGCCGATACGCTGGTAATTGTCCCGCCCGATCCGGTTGCTACCAACGAGGGCAATATTCTCGGCCACTCGCCGCGTAAGCTTGGGATCGGGATGGTGGAAATCAAAGTAGTGGCAGCTCAGGGTTAA
- a CDS encoding DUF2501 domain-containing protein has product MMKTSKRLLCCALAASTLISTSVFAASWQDSLSSAASELSKQSSGSQGSSSLSSLTSLLNGSNQSLTSSSMNNAAGILEYCAKQKLASVTDTQNVKNQVLDKLGLSAPEQKQDTNYMDGIQGLLNAKDGQQLDLNTIGNSSLAKQVKTKACDLVLKQGMNFIS; this is encoded by the coding sequence ATGATGAAAACTTCCAAACGTCTGCTGTGCTGTGCGCTTGCCGCCAGCACGCTCATCTCCACCAGCGTTTTTGCCGCCTCCTGGCAGGATTCGCTCTCCAGCGCGGCTAGCGAACTGAGCAAACAAAGCTCCGGTTCGCAGGGCAGCTCGTCGCTCTCTTCCCTGACCAGTCTGCTGAATGGCAGCAATCAGTCGCTGACCTCCAGCAGCATGAATAACGCTGCCGGGATCCTGGAATATTGCGCGAAACAGAAGCTGGCCTCGGTCACCGACACGCAAAACGTCAAAAACCAGGTGCTGGATAAACTGGGTCTCAGTGCCCCTGAACAGAAGCAAGACACCAACTATATGGACGGTATTCAGGGTCTGCTCAACGCCAAAGATGGTCAACAGCTGGACCTGAACACGATTGGTAACAGCTCGCTGGCGAAGCAGGTAAAAACCAAGGCCTGCGATCTGGTGTTAAAACAGGGTATGAACTTCATTTCCTGA
- the dnaC gene encoding DNA replication protein DnaC has product MKNVGDLMKRLQKMMPANVEPAFKTGEELLAWQKEQGEIRAAALARENRAMKMQRTFNRSGIRPLHQNCSFDNYRVECEGQMNALSKARQYVEEFDGNIASFIFSGKPGTGKNHLAAAICNELLLRGKSVLIITVADIMSAMKETFSNRETSEEQLLNDLSNVDLLVIDEIGMQTESRYEKVIINQIVDRRSSSKRPTGMLTNSNMDEMNKLLGERVMDRMRLGNSLWVIFNWESYRSRVTGKEY; this is encoded by the coding sequence ATGAAAAACGTTGGCGACCTGATGAAACGTCTGCAAAAAATGATGCCGGCTAATGTCGAACCCGCCTTTAAAACGGGCGAGGAGCTGCTGGCGTGGCAAAAAGAGCAAGGTGAAATTCGCGCCGCTGCGCTGGCCCGCGAAAACCGAGCTATGAAAATGCAGCGCACGTTCAACCGTTCCGGGATCCGTCCGCTGCATCAGAACTGTTCATTCGATAACTATCGGGTAGAGTGCGAAGGCCAGATGAACGCCCTGAGCAAAGCCCGTCAGTACGTTGAAGAGTTTGACGGCAATATCGCCAGCTTTATCTTCTCCGGCAAGCCCGGCACCGGTAAAAACCATCTGGCCGCCGCCATCTGCAACGAACTGCTGCTGCGCGGCAAGTCGGTACTGATCATTACCGTGGCTGATATTATGTCGGCGATGAAAGAGACCTTCAGTAACCGTGAAACCAGCGAAGAGCAGTTGCTCAACGATCTGAGCAACGTAGATCTGCTGGTGATCGACGAGATCGGTATGCAGACCGAATCGCGCTATGAAAAAGTGATCATCAACCAGATCGTGGATCGCCGTTCGTCCTCAAAACGCCCAACCGGCATGTTAACCAACAGCAATATGGATGAAATGAACAAACTGCTGGGCGAGCGCGTGATGGATCGTATGCGCCTTGGCAACAGCCTGTGGGTCATCTTTAACTGGGAAAGTTACCGTAGCCGGGTAACCGGTAAAGAGTATTAA
- the dnaT gene encoding primosomal protein DnaT: protein MPSKILTPDVTSIDALLHDHHAVLAKSAGGAVAVFANNAPAFYAVTPARLAELLALEEKLSRPGSDVTLDAQFYEEPQAAPVAVPMGKFAMYADWQPDADFQRQAALWGVALREPVTAEELASFVAYWQAEGKVFHHIQWQQKLARSIQIGRASNGGMPKRDVNNVSEPDSHIPPGFRG from the coding sequence ATGCCCAGCAAAATTTTGACGCCGGACGTCACGAGCATTGACGCCTTACTACACGATCACCACGCGGTGCTGGCCAAATCTGCGGGCGGTGCCGTAGCCGTTTTCGCCAATAACGCGCCAGCGTTTTACGCGGTGACGCCTGCAAGACTGGCTGAGTTGTTGGCGCTTGAAGAGAAACTGTCGCGCCCGGGAAGCGATGTGACGCTGGATGCACAATTTTATGAAGAGCCGCAGGCCGCCCCCGTTGCCGTGCCAATGGGGAAATTTGCAATGTACGCTGACTGGCAGCCCGATGCCGACTTTCAGCGCCAGGCCGCTCTGTGGGGCGTGGCGTTAAGAGAGCCGGTCACCGCCGAAGAGCTGGCCTCATTTGTGGCCTACTGGCAGGCCGAAGGCAAAGTCTTTCACCATATTCAGTGGCAGCAAAAACTGGCGCGCAGCATCCAGATTGGCCGGGCCAGCAATGGCGGAATGCCGAAGCGCGATGTGAACAATGTCAGCGAACCTGACAGCCATATTCCACCGGGTTTTAGAGGATAA
- a CDS encoding threonine/serine exporter → MGVIDFILALMQDMILSAIPALGFAMVFNVPHRALPWCALLGALGHGSRMVMMSAGFNIEWSTFMASLLVGCIGIQWSRWYLAHPKVFTVAAVIPMFPGISAYTAMISAVKIGHFGYSEALMITLLTNFLKASSIVGALSIGLSVPGLWLYRKRPRV, encoded by the coding sequence ATGGGCGTGATCGATTTTATTTTGGCGCTAATGCAGGACATGATCCTGTCGGCGATCCCAGCGCTCGGCTTTGCCATGGTGTTTAACGTACCGCATCGGGCGCTCCCCTGGTGTGCGTTGCTCGGCGCGCTCGGGCACGGTTCACGCATGGTGATGATGAGCGCAGGGTTTAATATTGAATGGTCGACCTTTATGGCCTCGCTGCTGGTCGGCTGCATTGGGATCCAGTGGTCGCGTTGGTATCTGGCGCATCCGAAAGTCTTCACCGTTGCGGCTGTGATTCCCATGTTTCCTGGGATCTCCGCCTACACCGCCATGATCTCGGCGGTAAAGATCGGTCATTTTGGCTATAGCGAAGCGCTGATGATCACCCTGTTGACCAATTTCCTCAAAGCCTCATCAATTGTCGGCGCGCTCTCCATCGGACTGTCCGTACCGGGATTATGGCTGTATCGCAAACGCCCGCGCGTGTAG
- a CDS encoding threonine/serine ThrE exporter family protein, whose amino-acid sequence MQTEQSSQRTVTRLCIQCGLFLLQHGAESALVDELSTRLGLALGMNSVESAISSNAIVLTTIKDGQCLTSTRKNQDRGINMHVVTEVQHIVILAEHKLLDIKGVEKRFSQIKPLRYPRWLVAFMVGLSCACFCKLNNGGWDGAVITFFASMVAMYIRQILASRHLHPQINFCITAFVATTISGLLLTLPAFNHTPTIAMAASVLLLVPGFPLINSVADMFKGHINTGLARWAIASLLTLATCIGVVMSMTLWGLRGWA is encoded by the coding sequence ATGCAAACAGAGCAGTCGTCACAGCGAACGGTTACACGGTTATGTATTCAATGCGGTCTTTTTTTACTTCAGCATGGGGCAGAAAGCGCGCTGGTTGACGAGCTATCCACCCGCCTCGGGCTGGCGCTTGGCATGAACAGCGTCGAAAGTGCCATCTCCTCTAACGCTATCGTCCTGACCACCATTAAAGACGGGCAATGCCTGACCTCAACGCGAAAAAATCAGGATCGCGGGATTAACATGCACGTCGTGACGGAGGTGCAGCACATCGTTATTTTGGCGGAACACAAACTGCTGGATATTAAAGGCGTAGAGAAACGCTTTAGCCAGATTAAGCCGCTGCGCTATCCAAGATGGCTGGTCGCTTTTATGGTTGGCTTATCCTGCGCCTGCTTTTGTAAACTCAATAACGGCGGATGGGATGGCGCGGTGATCACCTTTTTCGCCAGCATGGTGGCGATGTATATCCGCCAGATTCTGGCGTCGCGGCATTTGCATCCACAAATCAACTTTTGCATCACCGCGTTTGTGGCGACCACGATTTCCGGCCTGCTGCTAACGTTGCCAGCGTTTAACCACACCCCAACCATCGCCATGGCCGCCAGCGTGCTGCTGCTGGTTCCGGGTTTTCCGCTGATCAACTCGGTCGCGGATATGTTTAAGGGACACATTAACACCGGGCTCGCCCGCTGGGCTATTGCCAGCCTGCTGACGCTGGCGACCTGCATTGGCGTCGTCATGTCGATGACGTTATGGGGGCTGCGCGGATGGGCGTGA
- a CDS encoding helix-turn-helix transcriptional regulator, protein MLPGRCKNAIIISKLPIIQTGLKGVMQAQFADYELTYCRSVEELTLLQLRCADLVIADLTGNCNHPRSVCEQYYSLLSQYRDIHWVFLVSRIFYPLAVELLMCPVSSLLSDAEPIESLVNVIQAGNTRAERISKALLSPPAVPQLLDHNVRSIVLTLSERKVLRLLGKGWGINQIAALLKKSNKTISAQKNSAMRRLSINSNAEMYAWINSSQGSRELNLPSVYGETTEWKTEASKETLHW, encoded by the coding sequence ATGTTGCCAGGACGCTGCAAAAACGCAATTATTATTAGTAAATTGCCTATTATACAAACTGGACTTAAAGGTGTAATGCAGGCGCAGTTCGCTGATTATGAACTTACCTACTGTCGTTCAGTTGAAGAACTGACATTGTTACAGCTGCGGTGTGCTGATTTGGTGATTGCTGATTTAACCGGAAACTGTAATCATCCTCGTTCAGTCTGCGAACAATATTATTCTTTATTATCTCAATATCGCGATATCCACTGGGTATTTCTTGTCTCTCGTATTTTTTATCCTCTGGCGGTTGAGCTGTTGATGTGCCCTGTCAGTTCGTTGCTCTCTGACGCTGAGCCGATTGAAAGCTTAGTAAATGTAATTCAAGCGGGAAATACTCGCGCTGAGAGAATAAGCAAGGCGCTGCTCTCTCCACCAGCTGTACCCCAATTGTTAGATCATAACGTACGGTCAATCGTTCTCACTCTCTCGGAAAGGAAAGTGTTACGGCTCCTTGGCAAAGGCTGGGGAATTAACCAGATTGCGGCGTTGCTGAAGAAAAGCAATAAAACAATCAGTGCCCAAAAGAACAGTGCTATGCGTCGTTTGTCGATAAATAGCAATGCAGAAATGTACGCCTGGATAAACAGTTCTCAAGGATCGCGAGAACTGAATTTACCTTCAGTTTATGGAGAAACCACGGAATGGAAAACAGAAGCATCAAAAGAAACGTTGCACTGGTAG
- the bglJ gene encoding DNA-binding transcriptional activator BglJ: MENRSIKRNVALVEKCAMSSVGIKSLFNTMPDDQYKLHLFTNQPAFSQAMLNTSFSAIIFSLSAIRTDRRAGLAYLTELAVNFPRVRRVVIADDDAEARLIGSLSPLPLDGVVSKSSSLTVLQDALFTALNSPGRGAEATKNHWYINQSRMLSPTEREILRFMSNGFSMPQIAVQLERNIKTIRAHKFNVMSKLGVSSDAGLLDAADILLYLRAGEPTPFLQAV; the protein is encoded by the coding sequence ATGGAAAACAGAAGCATCAAAAGAAACGTTGCACTGGTAGAAAAGTGCGCAATGAGTAGCGTGGGTATTAAGAGTTTATTTAATACCATGCCAGATGATCAATATAAACTACATCTGTTTACAAACCAGCCCGCTTTTAGTCAGGCAATGTTAAATACGTCGTTTTCGGCGATCATTTTCTCCCTCTCTGCAATTAGAACCGATCGCAGGGCCGGATTGGCCTATTTGACGGAACTGGCGGTAAATTTTCCGCGTGTTCGCCGCGTGGTGATAGCTGATGATGACGCGGAGGCGCGTTTAATCGGCTCTCTGTCACCGTTGCCGCTGGATGGCGTTGTGAGTAAATCTTCTTCGTTAACGGTGCTGCAGGATGCGTTATTTACAGCATTGAACAGCCCTGGGCGAGGAGCCGAAGCCACGAAAAATCATTGGTATATCAATCAAAGCCGTATGCTCAGTCCGACAGAACGCGAAATATTGCGCTTTATGTCAAATGGCTTTTCGATGCCGCAAATTGCTGTTCAGCTTGAACGAAACATTAAAACCATTCGGGCACATAAATTTAATGTGATGTCCAAACTGGGTGTTAGCTCAGATGCGGGGTTACTGGATGCTGCTGATATTCTCCTGTATCTGCGTGCCGGAGAGCCAACCCCTTTCCTGCAGGCGGTTTAG
- a CDS encoding YbaK/EbsC family protein: MSLQSVRQFLAQHAPDIEIIELNQSTATVELAARAHNVEPGQIAKTLSLKVKNDIILVVAKGDARLDNKKLKSTFGAKARMLSSDEVVSATGHPVGGVCPFGLETPISVYCDVSLKHYAEVLPAAGAIHSAVRITPERMAELTSATWVDVCQ, from the coding sequence ATGAGTTTGCAATCAGTACGTCAATTTTTAGCGCAACATGCACCAGATATCGAGATTATCGAATTAAACCAGAGCACGGCAACCGTCGAGTTGGCAGCGAGAGCTCATAACGTCGAACCAGGTCAAATTGCAAAAACGCTTTCGCTAAAGGTGAAGAATGACATCATCCTGGTCGTCGCTAAAGGCGATGCCCGGCTGGATAACAAAAAGCTAAAGAGTACGTTTGGCGCCAAAGCCCGTATGTTAAGTAGCGATGAAGTCGTAAGCGCGACAGGCCATCCCGTTGGCGGCGTATGTCCTTTCGGACTGGAAACGCCGATTTCAGTGTACTGTGATGTTTCTCTGAAGCACTACGCTGAAGTGCTGCCTGCCGCAGGTGCCATCCACAGCGCGGTTCGCATCACGCCTGAAAGGATGGCTGAACTGACTTCCGCCACCTGGGTTGATGTCTGTCAGTAA
- a CDS encoding PTS sugar transporter subunit IIC, whose product MSANHAVFNVIFRFVENYVSPVAGRISSQRHVMAIRDGFISAMPFMIVGSFLLVFAYPPFSPDTTWGFARAWLDMAKQFEGQILTPFDMTMGIMSVYICAAIAYNLGKHYVKSHQLDPFMCAMLSIMAFLLIAAPKTKGTMPVDSLGGTGIFTAILVAIYCVEMMRFLKAHNIGIRLPDQVPPMIKNSFDLLIPVLVVVLTLYPLSLVIQSQFDMLIPQAIMAIFKPLVSAADSLPAILLAVLIGHLLWFAGIHGAAIVSGMLQMFWLTNLGMNQSALAQGAPLPHIFMEAFWTFFIVVGGSGATMGLVICYLRSRSAHLRSIGRLSVVPSIFNINEPVIFGTPIVMNPVFFIPFLLAPMVNAVLAWAAMKLDLIGRVISVVPWTAPAPVGAAWALGWDYRAAILVVLLALVSAIIYFPFFKVYEKQLLAQEKEEAQRIEEENQQVA is encoded by the coding sequence ATGTCTGCTAACCATGCTGTATTTAATGTGATTTTCCGCTTTGTTGAGAATTACGTTAGTCCTGTCGCCGGGCGTATATCTTCACAGCGTCATGTAATGGCAATTCGTGATGGTTTTATCTCGGCGATGCCCTTTATGATTGTAGGTTCGTTCCTGCTGGTTTTCGCCTACCCGCCTTTTTCTCCGGATACCACATGGGGGTTTGCCCGCGCGTGGCTGGATATGGCGAAACAGTTTGAAGGCCAAATCCTCACGCCGTTTGATATGACAATGGGGATCATGTCGGTTTACATATGTGCGGCTATTGCTTATAACCTGGGTAAGCATTATGTGAAGTCGCACCAGTTAGATCCGTTTATGTGTGCGATGCTGTCGATCATGGCTTTTTTGCTGATTGCCGCGCCGAAAACCAAAGGCACGATGCCGGTTGATAGCCTGGGCGGTACGGGGATTTTTACCGCCATTCTGGTGGCCATTTACTGCGTTGAAATGATGCGCTTCCTGAAGGCGCATAACATCGGCATCCGTTTACCCGACCAGGTACCGCCGATGATCAAAAACTCCTTCGATCTGCTGATCCCGGTGCTGGTGGTGGTGTTGACGCTGTACCCGCTGAGCCTGGTGATACAGTCGCAGTTTGATATGCTGATTCCACAGGCCATCATGGCCATCTTTAAACCACTGGTATCCGCCGCTGATTCTCTCCCGGCGATCCTGCTGGCGGTACTGATTGGCCATCTGCTGTGGTTTGCCGGTATTCACGGCGCGGCTATTGTGTCGGGAATGCTGCAAATGTTCTGGCTCACCAATCTTGGGATGAATCAGTCGGCGCTGGCGCAGGGTGCGCCTTTACCGCATATCTTTATGGAAGCATTCTGGACGTTCTTCATCGTGGTTGGTGGTTCTGGTGCGACGATGGGGTTGGTGATTTGTTACCTGCGGAGTCGCTCGGCTCATTTACGCTCGATTGGGCGTTTGAGTGTGGTCCCCAGCATTTTTAATATTAACGAACCGGTGATTTTCGGTACGCCGATTGTTATGAACCCGGTGTTCTTTATTCCCTTCCTGTTGGCCCCGATGGTGAATGCGGTACTGGCATGGGCGGCGATGAAGCTGGATTTAATTGGGCGGGTGATTTCAGTGGTTCCCTGGACCGCACCAGCACCGGTTGGCGCGGCGTGGGCGTTGGGCTGGGATTATCGTGCGGCGATCCTGGTCGTGCTGTTAGCGCTGGTGTCGGCCATCATCTACTTCCCGTTCTTTAAGGTCTACGAAAAGCAGCTATTAGCGCAGGAAAAAGAAGAAGCACAGCGTATAGAAGAGGAAAATCAGCAGGTTGCATAA
- the fhuF gene encoding siderophore-iron reductase FhuF, which yields MAYRSAPIVEDVIWRSHPPVAMPSLAAAVRATIAKTREHLLDFIRLDETPVPGAMTLHEWTQPTTLSSLLAIYSDHIYRNQPTLPRENKPLISLWAQWYIGLMMPPLMVALLTQKEAIDVYPEHMHVEFHETGRAACFWIDVHEDRQATAQSPQQRMETLILSALTPVVQALEATGEINAKLIWSNTGYLIHWYLTEMKPLLGEELLNTLRQTCFFEKQLSSGQDNPLWRTVVPREGLLVRRTCCQRYRLPDVQQCGDCTLK from the coding sequence ATGGCTTATCGTTCCGCACCGATCGTTGAAGATGTCATCTGGCGTAGCCATCCCCCTGTGGCGATGCCTTCGCTGGCTGCTGCCGTACGCGCAACGATAGCCAAAACTCGCGAGCACCTGCTGGACTTCATTCGTCTGGACGAAACGCCTGTACCAGGAGCGATGACGCTGCATGAATGGACCCAGCCGACGACGCTAAGTTCGCTGCTGGCTATCTACTCAGACCATATCTATCGCAATCAGCCCACGCTTCCACGCGAAAATAAGCCGCTGATTTCGCTCTGGGCGCAGTGGTATATCGGCCTGATGATGCCTCCGCTCATGGTGGCCCTGCTGACGCAAAAAGAAGCTATCGACGTCTATCCTGAACACATGCACGTGGAATTTCACGAAACGGGCCGTGCTGCCTGCTTCTGGATCGACGTACATGAGGATCGCCAGGCCACGGCCCAGTCTCCTCAACAACGCATGGAAACGCTGATTCTCTCGGCGCTGACGCCGGTCGTGCAGGCGCTGGAAGCGACGGGAGAGATCAATGCGAAACTTATCTGGAGCAACACCGGATATTTAATTCACTGGTATTTAACGGAAATGAAGCCGTTATTAGGTGAAGAACTACTGAACACACTGCGCCAGACCTGCTTTTTTGAGAAACAACTCTCCAGCGGCCAGGATAATCCCCTGTGGCGGACCGTTGTTCCGCGTGAAGGTCTGTTGGTGCGCAGAACCTGCTGCCAGCGCTATCGCCTGCCAGATGTTCAGCAATGCGGTGACTGTACGCTGAAGTAA
- a CDS encoding GGDEF domain-containing protein produces MTVQSWRTLRTKKYQLSLRLFLLLNAVSALFTLFFPLFAVKALSIPALLMFVMSTLLLAWHGKYADKKINLPFISIVFGLLWALHIFLKYNALGHNDYYFLLIALLSVLFIGSIAFANNIIAFTLHSLPSVAVCLWLNGSEHGLRIFYFMALPMAGIAIQHVIQKRYDGFAQQLMYKLLEERETLNGLSMLDPLTGLYNRRGLQHRLDTLLALSNSKHYVLLLDIDHFKAYNDHYGHMMGDQALIRVSAAIRDSVRSRDVVARFGGEEFMVLLTAVDPQQAQAAAERIRQKVYDLKIPHMFNESVATNVTVSIGIAPLIEQDIEAAIARADKALYEAKSLGRNSTLVSDELRVNCPST; encoded by the coding sequence ATGACAGTACAATCCTGGCGAACTCTGCGCACCAAAAAATACCAACTCTCTTTACGACTGTTTCTGCTGCTCAACGCCGTCTCCGCGCTGTTTACGCTTTTTTTCCCACTGTTTGCCGTCAAAGCCTTATCGATACCGGCGTTGCTGATGTTCGTGATGAGTACATTGTTGCTGGCATGGCACGGGAAATATGCGGATAAAAAAATTAATCTCCCTTTTATTTCAATCGTTTTTGGCTTGCTATGGGCATTACATATTTTCCTGAAATATAACGCGCTAGGTCATAATGATTATTATTTTCTATTAATCGCCCTTCTGAGTGTGCTGTTTATTGGTTCTATCGCTTTTGCCAATAATATCATCGCATTTACGCTTCACTCATTGCCTTCCGTCGCCGTCTGTTTATGGCTAAACGGCAGCGAGCATGGGTTACGAATTTTCTATTTTATGGCGCTGCCCATGGCCGGAATCGCCATCCAGCATGTGATACAAAAGCGCTACGATGGCTTCGCCCAGCAACTGATGTACAAACTGCTGGAAGAACGGGAAACCTTGAACGGACTCAGCATGCTGGACCCGCTGACCGGTTTGTACAATCGCCGGGGGCTGCAACACAGACTCGATACGTTGTTAGCCCTGAGCAACTCGAAGCACTACGTACTGCTGCTGGATATCGACCATTTCAAAGCCTATAACGATCATTACGGGCATATGATGGGCGACCAGGCACTGATCCGCGTTTCTGCCGCGATTCGTGACTCCGTACGCTCCCGGGACGTAGTGGCGCGTTTTGGCGGTGAAGAGTTTATGGTTTTGCTGACCGCAGTCGATCCCCAGCAGGCGCAAGCTGCCGCCGAACGCATTCGCCAGAAAGTGTACGATCTTAAGATTCCCCACATGTTCAATGAGAGCGTGGCAACCAACGTAACCGTCAGTATCGGCATTGCGCCTCTGATTGAGCAGGATATTGAGGCGGCTATTGCCCGAGCGGATAAGGCCCTTTATGAGGCCAAGAGTCTTGGGCGCAACAGCACGCTGGTCAGCGATGAACTGCGGGTGAATTGCCCTTCTACCTGA